A single Botrytis cinerea B05.10 chromosome 1, complete sequence DNA region contains:
- the Bccyt1 gene encoding Bccyt1, with product MLARSCLRSTRSFGGVRNNAINATKRAASTSTSAEAASPFGINMAAGAATAAAAGSLAWYYHLYGQPLNAMTPVEEGLHPTQYPWVHQQYAKTFDHQALRRGFQVYQEVCASCHSLSRIPYRALVGVTHTVDEAKAMAEENEYDSEPNDEGEIEKRPGKLSDYLPSPYKNDEAARAANNGALPPDLSLMVKARHGGANYIFSLLTGYPDEPPAGAKVPEGLNFNPYFPGTGIAMGRVLYNELVEYEDGTPASASQMAKDVVEFLNWSAEPEMDQRKKMGMKVLVIGSMLFALSIWVKRYKWSPIKTRKIVYNPPKTGNGPAHH from the exons ATGTTGGCCAGATCATGCCTGCGCTCGACGCGCTCGTTCGGGGGAGTACGGAATAATGCAATCAACGCTACAAAG CGTGCTGCATCTACTTCCACTTCCGCCGAAGCCGCTTCTCCCTTCGGTATTAACATGGCTGCAGGTGCTGCCACCGCAGCAGCGGCAGGATCCCTCGCCTGGTACTATCATCTTTATGGCCAGCCATTAAACGCCATGACACCAGTTGAAGAAGG TCTTCATCCAACACAATACCCATGGGTTCACCAACAATACGCAAAGACATTCGATCACCAAGC ATTACGAAGAGGTTTCCAAGTTTACCAAGAAGTTTGCGCATCATGCCATTCTTTGAGCCGTATTCCATACAGAGCTTTGGTCGGTGTTACACACACAGTCGATGAGGCAAAGGCTATGGCCGAAGAGAACGAATACGACAGCGAGCCTAACGATGAGGGTGAAATCGAAAAGCGACCTGGAAAACTCTCTGATTATCTCCCATCCCCATACAAGAACGATGAAGCTGCTCGTGCTGCCAACAACGGAGCTTTGCCACCCGATCTCAGTTTGATGGTCAAGGCCAGACACGGCGGTGCCAACTATATTTTCAGTTTGTTGACTGGTTACCCAGACGAGCCTCCAGCAGGAGCCAAGGTTCCAGAAGGACTTAACTTCAACCCATATTTCCCAGGTACCGGTATTGCTATGGGTCGTGTTCTCTACAACGAACTTGTTGAGTATGAAGATGGTACCccagcatcagcatcacaAATGGCCAAGGATGTTGTCGAGTTCCTCAACTGGTCAGCCGAGCCTGAGATGGATCAACGAAAGAAGATGGGTATGAAGGTTTTGGTTATTGGATCTATGCTTTTTGCATTGAGCATTTGGGTTAAGCGTTACAAGTGGTCCCCTATCAAGACAAGAAAGATCGTGTACAACCCACCTAAAACTGGCAACGGTCCTGCACATCACTAG
- the Bcgdb1 gene encoding Bcgdb1: protein MVSNEIYLLPLKDDGSPDVSGGYIYLTPKGTEPITVRFAIEGTSSICREGSLWVNIPEKGVEFQRDQFREFKLEPDFNRTIEISIPIHSAGAFAFYTTYKALPDLDDTSTAPIETTKSPVYYIDVAPTLKLEGRQLPLPALSVFSVISKFMGKYPKDWEKHLRGISERGYNMVHFTPLQKRGESNSPYSIYDQLSWDPECFPNGEKDIKKLVKSMEDNHGLLGLTDVVWNHTANNSAWLEEHPEVGYNVSTAPWLRSALELDTKLLEFSKDLAKLDLPTTLNSVDDLAKVMAGVKTEVIAKLRLWEYYVIEIERDADAIVEAWASNKISFPDGGFGGSGFGGLEAIKNASVTDQATFLREQGMLNTDRLGERYRRKVDPEVGAALLTALFGRFEGDKSNGADRAEARSRLTNVLDEVNLPYYKEYDVDVAEILDQLFNRTKYVRLDDNGPKLGPIDDKNPLIETYFTRLPKNSTTSKHNQEDLALANNGWIWAANALVDNAGPKSRAYLRREVIVWGDCVKLRYGESREDSPFLWDFMAKYTRLMANYFTGFRIDNAHSTPIHVAEFLLDEARRIRPNLYVVAELFTGSEEMDYVFVKRLGLSSLIREAMQAWSTGEVSRLVHRHGGRPIGSFEVDEVSGAEQKTPHGRSNGTTPGKEIIRTIRYTPVHALFMDCTHDNEVPAQKRDARDTLPNAALVAMCSSAIGSVMGYDEIYPKLVEIVHETRLYTSASSEKEVKTGAGEGGIGGVKKLLNQIHSIMGKDGYAETYIHHEDQYITVHRVHPESRKGYFLIAHTAFPGYGNGNGGFNPVHLGGTKASHLGSWMLEVDTSEEAKKDVLEDKKYLRGLPSKVSNLPGVRMEYKDGETTISVRDKFPPGSIALFETWIPAAEHATGLDTFVTSGAKAAFSELDLVDLNVVLYKCEAEERDASEGKDGVYDIPGHGKLVYAGLQGWWSVLKNIIKDNNLGHPMCNHLREGQWALDYIIGRLEKMSNRSGYERLQKPTAWLKERFDAIRKMPSFLLPRYFGLVIRTAYRAAWERSLALMNENVREGQWFLQDLAMVSVQQTGYVNSASLYPKKAVPSLAAGLPHFAVEWARCWGRDVFISARGLFLGTGRYAEAREHILAFSSVLKHGMIPNLLGSGNLPRYNSRDSIWFMLQTIQDYTKIVPNGLDLLKEKVPRRFLPYDDTFFDSDDPRAYSKTSVLEDIIQESLQRHASGMSFREANAGPNLDMQMSSEGFNIDIKVDWSNGLIFGGNQNNCGTWMDKMGESERAKSKGVPGTPRDGAAIEITGLLYSTLRWVAELHEKGKYKYAGVSTSDPKMQVITFSDWADKIKENFERCYYVPLDAKDDSKYDVNTPIVNRRGIYKDLYKSGKEYEDYQLRSNFPIAMTVAPDLFDDAHALNALFLADKVLRGPTGMATLDPADLNYRPYYINSEDSEDFSTSKGRNYHQGPEWLWPTGFFLRALLKFDLKRRKTPAAKTEAFQQITRRLAGCKEAIVSSDWAGLTELTQKDGAYCPDSSPTQAWSAGCLIDLYHDAAQYDVSQLSK from the exons ATGGTTTCCAACGAAATCTATCTACTCCCCCTCAAGGACGATGGGAGTCCAGATGTATCGGGAGGATATATCTACCTGACTCCTAAAGGCACAGAGCCAATAACTGTCCGTTTTGCTATTGAGGGAACATCTTCGATATGCCGAGAGGGCAGTCTTTGGGTGAACATTCCCGAGAAAGGTGTAGAGTTTCAAAGAGACCAGTTCCGTGAATTTAA GTTGGAACCAGACTTTAATCGTACCATTGAAATATCGATACCCATTCACTCAGCTGGCGCATTCGCATTTTATACTACATACAAAGCTCTACCGGACTTGGATGACACAAGTACCGCTCCCATCGAAACCACCAAATCCCCCGTATATTACATCGATGTTGCTCCAACTTTGAAGCTGGAAGGCAGGCAACTGCCTTTGCCTGCATTGTCAGTCTTCTCTgtcatttcaaaattcatggGAAAGTACCCCAAGGATTGGGAGAAGCATCTCCGGGGGATAAGTGAGAGAGGTTACAACATGGTTCATTTTACCCCACTACAGAAGCGTGGTGAATCAAACTCTCCATACAGTATATATGATCAACTTTCATGGGATCCCGAGTGCTTCCCTAATGGCGAGAAAGACATCAAAAAACTGGTCAAGAGCATGGAAGACAATCATGGACTTTTGGGGTTGACCGACGTGGTCTGGAACCACACTGCAAACAATAGTGCATGGCTCGAGGAGCACCCAGAAGTTGGCTACAATGTATCAACAGCACCATGGTTGCGCTCGGCTTTAGAGTTGGACACTAAATTGCTAGAATTTAGTAAAGATCTTGCCAAGCTTGATCTCCCCACTACACTCAATTCTGTTGATGATCTGGCCAAGGTCATGGCAGGCGTTAAAACCGAAGTCATTGCCAAACTTCGTCTATGGGAATACTatgttattgaaattgaaagagacGCCGATGCTATAGTAGAGGCTTGGGCATCTAACAAAATTTCATTCCCAGATGGCGGATTCGGTGGATCTGGTTTTGGTGGTTTAGAAGCCATCAAGAACGCCTCTGTTACAGACCAGGCAACATTCTTGAGAGAACAAGGAATGCTCAATACAGATAGGCTTGGGGAGAGATACAGAAGGAAGGTTGATCCAGAAGTTGGTGCAGCACTGCTCACAGCTTTGTTTGGAAGATTCGAAGGCGATAAGTCAAATGGTGCCGATCGTGCTGAAGCTCGAAGCCGCTTGACTAACGTCTTGGATGAAGTCAACCTTCCATACTACAAAGAATATGACGTTGATGTTGCCGAGATTCTCGATCAGCTGTTCAACCGCACCAAATATGTTCGCCTTGACGACAACGGCCCAAAATTAGGTCCAATTGATGACAAGAATCCTCTCATTGAAACTTACTTCACCAGATTACCTAAGAATTCCACTACCTCCAAGCACAATCAGGAAGACCTTGCTTTGGCAAATAATGGTTGGATTTGGGCTGCAAATGCACTTGTTGACAATGCCGGGCCCAAATCTCGTGCCTATTTGCGCCGTGAAGTTATTGTCTGGGGTGACTGTGTGAAGTTGCGTTACGGAGAATCTCGCGAAGACAGTCCCTTCTTGTGGGACTTTATGGCAAAATACACACGTCTCATGGCGAACTATTTCACTGGTTTCCGTATCGATAATGCACACTCTACACCGATACACGTAGCTGAATTTCTTCTAGACGAGGCAAGAAGAATTAGGCCAAATCTTTATGTGGTTGCTGAACTTTTCACCGGGTCAGAAGAAATGGACTACGTTTTTGTCAAACGTCTTGGCTTAAGTTCACTCATCAGAGAAGCAATGCAGGCTTGGAGTACTGGCGAAGTCAGTCGTCTTGTTCATCGACATGGTGGTAGACCTATTGGTAGCTTTGAAGTTGACGAAGTATCGGGTGCAGAGCAGAAGACACCCCATGGTAGATCCAACGGAACGACACCTGGCAAAGAAATCATTCGCACCATCAGATATACTCCAGTTCATGCTCTCTTCATGGATTGTACCCATGACAATGAAGTTCCAGCTCAAAAGCGTGATGCTCGAGACACTTTACCAAATGCTGCATTGGTTGCGATGTGCTCTAGTGCCATTGGTAGTGTCATGGGCTACGATGAAATTTATCCTAAGCTAGTCGAAATCGTCCATGAAACAAGACTGTatacttctgcttcttccgAAAAAGAAGTCAAGACTGGGGCAGGTGAAGGTGGTATTGGTGGTGTTAAAAAACttctcaatcaaattcatagTATTATGGGTAAAGATGGGTACGCAGAAACATACATTCATCACGAAGATCAGTATATCACTGTTCATCGAGTACATCCCGAATCTAGAAAGGGTTACTTCCTCATCGCACATACAGCTTTCCCTGGTTATGGCAACGGAAATGGAGGTTTCAATCCAGTTCATCTTGGAGGCACCAAGGCAAGCCATCTTGGCAGCTGGATGCTAGAAGTCGACACTTCTGAAGAGGCAAAGAAGGACGTATTAGAGGACAAGAAGTATCTCAGAGGATTACCTAGCAAGGTTTCTAATCTTCCTGGAGTCCGCATGGAATACAAAGATGGAGAAACAACAATTTCCGTCCGAGATAAATTTCCTCCTGGAAGTATTGCATTATTTGAGACTTGGATACCTGCTGCTGAACATGCAACTGGCCTCGACACATTTGTCACCTCGGGAGCAAAAGCAGCGTTTTCAGAATTGGATTTAGTTGATTTGAACGTCGTCCTTTATAAATGTGAGGCAGAAGAGCGCGACGCTAGTGAGGGTAAAGATGGAGTATACGACATCCCTGGCCATGGTAAACTCGTATATGCTGGTCTACAAGGTTGGTGGAGTGTGCTCAAGAATATCATCAAGGACAATAACTTGGGACATCCCATGTGCAACCACTTGAGAGAAGGACAATGGGCACTTGACTATATCATCGGTAGATTGGAGAAAATGTCAAACAGATCCGGTTACGAAAGATTACAAAAGCCAACGGCTTGGTTGAAGGAACGTTTCGATGCGATTCGAAAAATGCCAAGCTTTTTGCTTCCCCGTTACTTTGGACTAGTTATTCGAACTGCTTACCGAGCTGCCTGGGAGCGAAGTTTGGCATTGATGAATGAGAATGTTCGTGAGGGACAGTGGTTCTTACAAGATTTAGCCATGGTTAGCGTTCAACAGACTGGATATGTCAATTCTGCATCTTTGTACCCCAAGAAGGCAGTACCTTCTTTGGCAGCTGGCTTGCCGCATTTTGCCGTCGAGTGGGCTAGATGTTGGGGTAGGGATGTATTTATTTCTGCAAGAGGTCTCTTCCTTGGAACAGGTCGCTATGCTGAAGCAAGAGAACATATTCTCGCATTCTCAAGTGTCTTGAAGCATGGTATGATACCTAACTTGTTGGGTAGTGGTAACTTGCCACGTTACAACTCTCGGGATTCAATCTGGTTCATGTTAcaaaccattcaagattATACCAAAATTGTGCCAAATGGATTGGAtcttttgaaagagaagGTACCTCGGCGATTCTTGCCTTATGATGATACCTTCTTTGATTCTGATGATCCAAGAGCATACTCAAAAACATCAGTTTTGGAGGATATCATCCAGGAATCTTTGCAACGTCATGCATCCGGAATGTCATTCAGAGAAGCAAATGCTGGTCCAAACCTCGACATGCAAATGAGCTCTGAGGGATTCAACATTGACATCAAAGTTGATTGGTCAAATGGTCTAATATTTGGTGGTAACCAAAATAACTGCGGTACTTGGATGGACAAGATGGGAGAGAGTGAACGAGCCAAGAGTAAGGGAGTTCCTGGTACACCTCGTGATGGAGCTGCTATTGAAATCACTGGTCTCTTATACAGTACACTCCGCTGGGTAGCCGAACTTCACGAGAAAGGCAAGTACAAGTATGCTGGCGTCAGCACTTCAGATCCAAAAATGCAAGTCATCACCTTCTCAGACTGGGCCGACAAGATTAAAGAGAACTTTGAACGTTGTTACTACGTTCCATTGGACGCTAAAGATGACTCGAAGTATGATGTCAATACTCCTATTGTCAACCGAAGAGGTATTTACAAGGATTTATACAAATCTGGCAAAGAGTACGAAGATTATCAATTACGGTCAAATTTCCCAATTGCCATGACAGTTGCCCCCGACCTCTTTGACGATGCTCATGCTCTCAATGCCTTATTCCTTGCGGATAAAGTACTTCGTGGACCTACTGGTATGGCGACTCTCGATCCAGCTGATCTTAACTATCGACCATACTACATCAACTCCGAGGATAGTGAAGATTTCTCGACTTCCAAAGGAAGAAATTATCACCAAGGTCCAGAATGGTTATGGCCAACTGGTTTCTTCTTGAGAGCCTTGTTGAAATTTGATCTtaagagaagaaagactCCAGCGGCTAAGACGGAAGCTTTCCAGCAAATCACGAGAAGATTGGCGGGTTGTAAAGAAGCCATTGTTAGTAGTGATTGGGCTGGTTTGACAGAGTTGACACAAAAAGATGGAGCTTATTGTCCTGATTCG TCTCCAACACAAGCTTGGAGTGCAGGTTGTTTGATCGATTTGTACCATGATGCTGCACAATATGACGTTTCTCAATTATCgaaatag